The proteins below come from a single Sorghum bicolor cultivar BTx623 chromosome 4, Sorghum_bicolor_NCBIv3, whole genome shotgun sequence genomic window:
- the LOC110434720 gene encoding uncharacterized protein LOC110434720 gives MAGRGDGAAVSVEEFQELRTQMNDLVQQLQTLQLNIPRREPPPNEDDDIDEEDEPPRRPAGRGRGGRGHGLLNFGRARRIPVRGGRDYDGDDDMLSDMDDHRHGGHRGYRDRHRRLDDDGLSKVKVSIPKFNGKESADDYFEWETKVEQIFDLYPYPPVKKAKLAAIEFSGYAITWWNQVCTELRRAGHDRITWEDMKREMRRRFVPAYYSRDLHLKLKRLVQGTRTVDEYFQELEMCLLRTGITEDEESTMARFLVGLNKPITDKVDMTNYTCLTELVHFAKRAERQLAGSYKDRASFSAHNSATSWRQSQQHGSGVHTPTSRATSSKHFDSKGKAVSSTQSSSSATAAPRHTSKIECFKCGGHGHKQAECPNRRTIIALADGSYDSQSEEEDKFHNVFADHTLDTCEYSAEDGTFELGLNCLAIQPILTFAPSDMIEDVISPYSNEITSADFDELLADFS, from the coding sequence ATGGCAGGACGTGGAGATGGTGCCGCTGTTTCGGTGGAGGAATTTCAGGAGTTGCGTACACAAATGAATGATTTGGTGCAGCAGCTCCAAACTCTCCAATTGAACATACCACGTCGAGAACCGCCACCAAATGAGGATGATGATATTGACGAGGAGGATGAGCCACCGCGTCGTCCCGCTGGTCGTGGACGTGGCGGGCGTGGTCATGGTCTTCTTAATTTTGGTCGTGCTCGGCGCATTCCTGTTCGAGGTGGACGAGattatgatggtgatgatgatatgTTGTCTGACATGGATGATCATCGCCATGGTGGCCATCGTGGTTATCGTGACCGCCACCGTCgccttgatgatgatggtttaAGCAAAGTGAAAGTGTCTATTCCAAAATTTAATGGAAAAGAAAGTGCTGATGATTATTTTGAGTGGGAGACTAAGGTTGAACAGATCTTTGATTTGTATCCTTATCCTCCTGTCAAGAAAGCAAAGCTTGCTGCAATTGAGTTTTCAGGCTATGcaatcacttggtggaatcaagTGTGTACTGAACTCCGACGCGCTGGACATGATCGTATTACTTGGGAAGACATGAAGAGGGAAATGCGACGTCGTTTTGTTCCTGCATATTACTCTCGTGATCTACATTTGAAGCTAAAACGTCTTGTGCAAGGTACTCGTACTGTTGATGAATATTTTCAAGAATTGGAAATGTGTTTACTTCGTACAGGGATAACTGAAGATGAGGAATCCACAATGGCTCGATTTCTGGTTGGCCTCAATAAGCCCATTACTGATAAAGTGGATATGACAAACTACACATGTCTCACTGAGTTGGTACATTTTGCAAAAAGGGCAGAACGACAACTTGCTGGATCTTATAAAGATCGTGCTTCATTTTCAGCTCATAATAGTGCTACTTCATGGCGCCAGTCACAGCAGCACGGGTCAGGGGTGCACACACCTACATCTCGTGCAACTTCTTCCAAACATTTTGATTCCAAAGGCAAAGCTGTAAGCTCTACTCAGTCCAGCTCCTCTGCTACTGCAGCCCCAAGGCATACAAGCAAGATTGAGTGTTTTAAGTGTGGTGGTCATGGGCATAAGCAAGCTGAATGTCCCAATCGTCGTACGATTATTGCCCTTGCTGATGGTTCATATGATTCACAAAGTGAAGAGGAGGACAAGTTTCACAATGTCTTTGCAGATCATACTCTTGACACTTGTGAGTATTCAGCTGAGGATGGTACTTTTGAGCTAGGTCTGAATTGTTTAGCTATTCAACCTATTCTAACTTTTGCTCCCAGTGACATGATAGAAGATGTTATTTCTCCATATTCTAATGAGATTACTAGTGCTGATTTTGATGAGTTGCTTGCTGATTTTTCCTGA